The Bacteroidales bacterium genome segment AGAAGAACCTATTGATATTTATATTGAAGGAAATATTATTAAACGAATTGATAAAAATATTGATAATGTAAATCCCGATAAGATTATCGACGGTACAAATAAAGCTGTGATTGCCGGACTGGTTAATTGTCATACTCATTCTACGATGACTATTTTCAGAGGTTGGGGCGATGATATGCCTTTGGAAAAATGGCTTAATGAAAAAATCTGGCCATACGAAGCAAAACTAACAGATGAAATGGTTTATTGGGGTACTAAGTTGGCCTGTCTCGAAATGATTAAATCGGGAACAACCTGCTTTAACGACCAATATTGGCATCTGGATGTTACGGTAAAAGCTATCGAAGAAAGCGGTTTGCGGGCAGCTGTAGCTTCCTTAATTTTAGATCCCGTGAACTCACAATCTTTGAATGATGTTGTAAATCCCGTTTATAATGCTTTTGAAAAATACGCTGACTATAATAAACGAATAACATTTACACTCGGCCCGCACGCCATTTACACAGTTTCAAAAGATATATTTAATTGGATAAGAAATTTTTCGGAGGAAAATGATTTGCTGATACATATTCATGCTGCCGAAACAATGACGGAATATAATAATTGTGTAAAAAAACACGGAATGAGTCCGATTAGATATTTAAAAAGCCTCGGACTCCTGTCGCCGCGACTAATTATTGCGCATTGTCTTTGGCTTGATGATGAAGAAATTCAAATGCTTGCCGATTATGATGTTAAAGTTGTCCACAATCCTAATTCAAACTTGAAATTAGCTTCCGGATTTCGTTTTAAATATAATGAAATGAGGGATGCTGGAATTACTGTGGGATTGGGTACCGACGGATGTTCCTCTTCTAATAATTTAGACATGATTGAGGCCATGAAAGTCGCTTCATTGATTGGAAAAGCGTGGAGAGAAGATCCTACAGCAATGCCGGCAAAAGAAATGTTTAAATGCGCTACCGTAAACGGCGGAATAATCCTCAGACAAAATATCGGCCGAATAAAAGAAGGTTATCTCGCGGATCTGACAATAATTGATTTAAATTCTACGGCTTTCACTCCGAATTTTAACTTCATTTCCAATTTGGTTTATGCTGCAAACGGAAACAATGTTGATACGGTAATCTGCAACGGAAAAGTACTTATGGAAAACAAATATGTTGAAGGCGAAGAAGAAATCTTACACATGGGAAAAGTAATGGCCGGAAAACTTTTCTTCAATAAAAACAACTAACACGTAAATATATGTTTGCCATAGACGATTGTTTAATTTCCGACGATATTAAAACTGTTGAGTTTTGTTGCGATTTATCAAAATGCAAAGGTCAATGCTGTATCGACGGCGAAGTTGGAGCACCTCTTGAAGAAAATGAAATATCTTTTATTGAAGATTATATTGATAGTATTCTGCCGTATATGACAAAAGAAGGAATTGAGGCAATAAAACTTCAGGGCATTTTCGATTACGGTTTGGAAGGTGAATTTGTAACAACATTGATTGAAGACGGCGCCTGTGCTTTTATTTATTACGATAACGGAATTGTAAAATGTAGTATTGAAACAGCTTTTAAAGAAGGAAAGATTCCCTTTAACAAACCTATTTCATGTCATTTATATCCGATTCGATTAAAGCAATATAATGATACCATTGCCGTCAATTACGACCAATGGAATATTTGCAAAGACGCAGTTTCTTGCGGCAAAATAAAGGGATTGAAACTGTATAAATTCTTAAAAGAACCGCTCATTCGCCGATTCGGGGAGGAATGGTACGATAAACTTTGCGGATTAGTTGATAATGATTAATTGACAATTAGTTTTTCAGTTATCCGATTTTTAGCCGATAACAACATCTGTTTTAGATTTTACAATAATGTATTTATTTCGGATTATTTAGTGAAATATCTTTCATTAAACAAAATTCTTTTTGATTTACACAATTCATCTTACATTAATGTTTCCATCATTCAATTTCATAAAAATTTTATCAATTATCAATTAATAAAATTATCTTTGCACTCAAATTTTACATGGAGAGATGCCGGAGTGGTCGATCGGGGCGGTCTCGAAAACCGTTGTTCACGTAAGTGAACCCAGGGTTCGAATCCCTGTCTCTCCGCTTCTATGATTGGTTATCAATAAATTAACCTAATCACGCCTAATTTTACACCCATAAATGTGAGATTGGACGTTTCTGTTTTTAGGGGGCTGGAGTGTCGCAAAAAACATCCTCCTTTCGAAGAACTAAAGATTATATTACATCGAATAGTTTTTTTCAACAACAAAGTAGCCTCCATTTCGTGAAGCTCCTTTATATTCAATTAAATTATTTTCCTTTAAAATCTTAATGTGAGTTTCAACTGTACGCTCAGCAAGATTTACACCTTTTCCTATTGCCGGCACTCTACAAGACTTATTGGTATTTTCAGGATTTTTATAATAGTTTTTTATAAACATAAGTATTAATTTTGAACTTTGACTCAACTCAATATTTTCTATTATGTCTTGTGTTTCTTCATTCGATTTTTTAATGTTAATTGTATAATCGGTAGTTTTTAGGTCATTCTTGATTTGAGTTACTCCGTCGTTAATCCCCCTCTTATCATCATTTTCGTCCTTAGTCGGTGTTGTTACTCCACCTATTTTTGCCAGTTTTCTCTTTGTTTCTTTACCGGCAATTGGTTTGGAATTAAAAACTTTATTTAATCTTTCCAAAATATTTTCTAGATATTTTGGCGAAATATCTAAAGTAATGTTTCTGCCTTTTACTTTCAAATTCATTACAACAGAAGATTCGTCATAACTTAATATGTGTAAAGTAATTACTAAATTGTTCTTGTTAATTCTCAAACAGGTATTATCAGGAAATGTTCGTTCAATATTTGTTAATGAAGAATATTGCTCACGTGTATTACCATTAGATAAATGAAAAGTTGAATAGTTCCCTTTTTGCGAGATATAAATAATATCATCTAACATAACAGTATAGATACTTCCGCTTTTAGGTGAAACAATAGAGATATGATGTATTTCTTTCGCTAACGACAGTTTTTCGCGTATAATTTTGTTAAACAATTCATTATATAGTCTGAGTGTAAAGAAAAACATTAAGAAACAAAGGTCACGCATATAGATTAAACCAAATGCGGTTCTTAATGCGCCATTAATCTCATCCGGAGTAAAAGAATTAGCATAAAACCATGATATATGCGGTTTAAGTAAAAAATATTCTCCCAAGCTAGCTAACAAAACCGTTAGTATTGCCAAAAGCAAATAAATAATTAATTTTCCCTTTTGAAAGAATTTAGGTATTAAATAGAAATAATTGAAATATACCATAATAACAATAAAAAGAACACATAAAAGTTCCTTATATATTGCTCCAAATGCGACAGGTCTTAAATATGAATAATGAGAAAAGAAGTAACATATTCCTAACCAAAAAAGGATGTGCGCAATAATAATTAAGATGCTTTTCTTTTTATTCTGTTGCATAGTTTTTTTTACAAAGTTAAAACTTTTTTATTACCCCAAATTATATTTCGTCATATTTACGTCATATCATGATTTGACATGTTTTTGTATTTGTTTATTGCTTATTTTTATAACGAAAACTATTAACCTAACTTAAATTAAGTAAAAAGTTTATGAAAAAAAATTGTTATTTATTATTAAATATATCTGGACAATTGGTAACAAGAAACAAAATCACAGAACAATTTGAGTTTGAGGGTTTGTTATTTACCAGTTATCAGGTATATGCAAATGAATGATGAATAATATTAATAAAATTATGGGTAAAGCTTAATCAGATGTTACTTACTAATAATATTGATTTGTTACATGATATTTGGTATCTATGTAAAAACAACTTGGGTTGATTTACCTTTGTCGAGTTTAGCAATATGTCGACAAAGGAAGTAGAGTTCGTATTTTAGCATATATTATATTGCTAATTATCACAATACACTCAATAAATTAATCGTTAACTAAATAATAATATTTATGAAAAAATTTCTTTTAGTATTCTTTATTTTAACTTGTATTGCTATAACCACGATGCTTATTTTAACTTCTTGTGAAAAAGAAAGTGAAGAAACTACTATATCTGAAAAAACAACATCATTGCAATTTTATGACAGTCACCTAATTGATAGTTTTAAGAATGAGTCAATTGTTCAAGAATTTACACGAGTGATAAATTCGTTTAATATTGAAAAGAATAATGGAATATTAAAATTTAACTCTGCAGAGGACTTAATTGCAGTATATGATACATTGATTTATTACTCTAATGCTGTAGACGTATCTGTACTTAGCAGTTCAAAATATGAAAACTCAAACAATCTAAGCAACAATCCAACTTTGCTTGTTTTTGGAGATATTCTTAACTTTAATTCTCTATATTCAGAAATTGAAAAAACGATTTTGACCATGGAGAATACACGAGAAGGATATTCAGACAGTGAGAATCCAGATAAACATCATATCGTTTCTGACTTTCAAAGGGCAGTGCTTTCACCTAATGCAGAAGTAATAATAGGAAATCATATATTTTTATATGGTAGAGAACATAGTTTGATGATTCCTAATGAGAATTTTCAGAATCTGGCTCTTGTACACAGCTATTGGAACACTTATGGCGAAGAAGAAGGTTCTTATAAAGCAATTTGTGAATTTATAGCTTTTGCAAATCAAATAGCCCCTGGTATAATAGTAGGTCCATCTACGTTAACTTTCGATTTTTATGTTAATGTTGATAATAGCCTTCCTTGTGGTGAATGTGAATTTTTTGTTGACCCAACATCTCTGCCACAAGGTATTAATTGGTTTGAGGTTTTTACCTGGGACTTTGGAGATGGAACCAGTAATATAACAAGTCTTGTCGCAAAGCATACGTATGATGCCCCAGGTAGTTATTTGGTTACCTGTACAGTTTCTACTATAGATGGAAGTAATTATGTTGCAGAAGCTGAAAGAATAGTTAATATTAACACCTGTGGTACAGCTGCAATTCATAATGTGTGTATTAACCCAGGTGAATATAAATTTAATGTAAATTTTGCACATTGTAATAATCTGACACCGAGTTCTTATTTATGGAAGATTTATGATGGAGGAGCAAAGACATACAATGTTGCATCTCCTACACATACTTTTAACGTAGATAACGAATATACTGTTGAGGTTACATTAACTTTTCCTGATGGTTGTGTAGCGAAAGATGAAATAACAGTTTATGTTACAGGAACCGGTTCTAGTTGCAAACACAGTGATAAAGAAACTGAATATTATTATAATATTGCACCTGGGTATCGTTTAAAACATACTTTTAATTTACGTCACTTTTGGCCATTCCACCGAATTATTGTAAAAAGCGTACATGAAAAACAAAAATCTAATGGTAAGTGGGCACAAGAAAAGGCAGCCTATTTGTGGGTGTCTTTTGAAGGAACTATTTATGATTATAAAAAGCTAAACGGTGTCGTTTATACTTGTACCGTTTCTAATGTGCTTTATCCGAACGGATACTCAAAAACTAACACTAAAAGTATTACTTATGATTATGGCGTTGGAAAGAATTACAGCGTAAGAAATCAAGGAGTAAAATCAAAATGGAAAATAAAATCAACATCAAATGGACAACTATATGAACAAAACCCCGCACTTCAATTACATTAACAAAGCATCTTTATTGCTACTGTTAATTCTATTTCTAAGCTCCCAATTATCTGCCCAAAAAAATACTTGGACAGTTGGTGTTAATGCCGGAGTTAAACAAGAACTCAATTCTATATCTCAAAACTATAGGTATATTATTCTTGGACAAAATGACTTTTCACCGCAAGCAGGCTTTCAATTTTCCTACTATTTTCATGACAATTTTGCCATCGAAAGCGGATTGTCTTATTCATCAACTAAATTACCTGCTCTTGTGGTGAGTACACTAAAACATGCAAATGTAGGATGGAATGAAAGAGTACCTTTTATGCCGTCAAGCACGTTATACCATTCTATTCAAGTTCCTGCGTTACTTTCTTCATCGTTTTCAATATGGAAAAATTTGAAATTTTATGCAAAAACCGGCTTGTGTCTCAATTTTATGATACAAGATAATGATGTAGATATAAAGCGAAGCGGGGAATTAACAGGAACTTCTATTAAAGATGGAATAACATATCAACATTTATTAGATTTTGATGTGGAAATTAACACAGCCCCAACTGCATACGAGTTGTTGCTTAATGCGGGAATAGGCATAGGATATGAATTTCCAATGGGATTAGGAATCTCATTTAACGCATCTTTCGCACAAGGTTTTATTATTACTACAGACGTTTTAACTTCCTACGGATATATTTGGTCGTCTACAGAGCATGAAGAGTTTTTCACTTCGGGATATGAGAATATATCTTATAAAACTAATTATTATAGTTTAACCTTAGGGATTTTCTATAAAATTAATAGTAACAAAAAATAACAATCAAAGAAAAACAGATTGTGTAAAGAATGTGACTAAAATTTTTATTAAAAACTACAGGTTGCTGGTAATTGCAAAGTTACACATAGCAACTTGCAGTTTTTTTATTTCCCCAACCTCCTCACACCATTTTCCACCATCTTCTCAAACCCATATTCACCTCCCTTCGAATAACCCTCACACTATCCCTATTATTATCAAACAAATTCTCCAGTTTACAACAGACTATCAAAATACTATAAATTGGGAAAAACTATAGCAATGCAGCCGGAAAGCTTTGTTACCATAAGGCAGTACAACGCATTGAATCTAATAATATCCGAACGTACCCCTGATAACACAATAATTTATCACGCTTATGACAGAGGCGGATTATTAAACTTCGTAGAAAAAACAAGCGGTTCCACTACTTATAATTATATAAGCAATATAGAATACAACTCCAGATTATAAAGAGAGAAAGTATATTACGGCAATAACACCTTAACCCATTTGTATTACGATAAAAATACATTTAGACTAATAAGACTGTTAACCACAAGAAACAACGGCAATGATAATATTGCAGGATATAAACTAACGAAGGAAACATTACCCAGCAAAAAGATGATGCCCTGCAAACATTTTACTTTAATAACAGTGTAATTGCACCAACCTCTAACTATGAGTATGATTCTTTGTACAGGTTAATAAAAGCAACGGGACGGGAATTATCAGCGCTAAACATGCCCGATTACAATGACTTTACTAACAATATAGCTTGCCCTAATACTGCGAGCAATGCCATGCAGAATTACACACAGTTATATGAATATGACGGCCTGGGAAACATTTTGAAGATGCATTCCCAAGGCAACTGGACAAGAAAAGTTGTAATAAAAGATAACATAAGAGAAGAAAGATATTACATTGGCGGTTACGAAGTTTACAGGAAATATTCCAACAGCAGTTTGGACATAGAAAGAAAAACTCTAAATATCTCCGATGATGAAAAAGTATTTGTAAGGATTGAAAGCACGAGTAATGACAGTATAACTCGTTACCAATACGACAATCATTTAAGTTCTGCTTGTTTGGAATTAAGCGATGATGGAAGTATAATATCCTATGAAGAATACCATTCTTTTGGGACAACAAGTTACAGAAGCGGAAGAAGTGAAGAAATATACGTAATTTATCCCGTAAATTAAACATATAATTCATTACCTATCTACAAGCGAGTTTAATTCCTCCTTTCATTTTAATCTTATTTTCTTCTCAAATTGTACTTAACAAGTACAAAAAGTTTAAATCAGTTTATTATTTAAAACTGTTCAGTATGCGTTAACTTAGCTCGTTCTAAGATAGGGAATAACCTGGAAAATAGAAAAGGGAAAAATTATTTACAGTTTAAAAAATCAGGAGAAATGATAGGTTGAATATGTAAAATCTATTTTACAAAAATCACTTTCCAGTCATCAATCATATCAATTACCAGCCATTGGTATTCGTCGGCCATGGATAAAGAAACATCCGGATTCTCTTCATATTCGTATTCCCGCTCTTTGTCATTGTGATTTACTATAAGCTGCAAATTCGGGTATTTACTCCCCTGCGAATAGCGAAGCATATATACATCACCGCCGCCGCCTACATTTCCACAGGCTAAAACCGGACGTTTGCCTATGTGTGACAAGATATTGGCCGGTTTGGCTTGTTTATCATTAAAAGAAATTAATTCATCGGTAATATATAAATCATTAATTCCGGCACTATCGATGTAACTATATTTATTACTTGAACCAATCACATTTTCAGGTTCAATATTGTAAAAATCCTTTGAAATTACACGTACAAAATCCGTAGAACCACCGGAACAGATGAATACTTTAAATTTATGATCTTGTAAATACTTGATCAATTCCAACTGAGGTTGATAACGTATCTGACTGAGACTGCAATTGCGACCGGGGTACCGGAAAGAAGTGAAAAAATCTTTTACTTCTTTTTCATATTCCGCTGATGTCCGATTTGTTTGCGAAGCATTCATCAATATACCAAGTTCTTCTCTGTTCATGCTCCTCAGGTAATCTTCATCTTTTTCGGCAACTGCCTTAAAAGGTTGAGAATTTGCCAATTCCGGTTTTTTCTTTAAAAGCTGGGCTATTTGATAAAACATAAATTCCATTTGAACCAATGGATGTTCCGCCCATAAAGTTCCATCATTGTCGAAAGTAGCAACACGGTCTTCTTCGGGAATGAAGTCGGCAGTTCCTTCTTTGGTTACTTTTGTGACATAATCAATAATCGTTTGCTTTGTAATAGTTTGATTCCAAGATGGCAAAGGATCTGTATGTACATCTTTTCTGATATTAAAGGTTTGGGAATCACAACCCATAAAAATAATTGCATACGATAGCAAAACAAATATTACTGTTATTTTTTTCATGCGGTTTATATTTTTTTTAAGGTTATATGAAATTAGCATGAAAAGAATAATCATCTGTTTTCATGATTACTCTTCTCATACTCGTTTCATAGCATTTGTTTAATAATATATAAATTTTTATCCTACTTTATCTATTTTTTCTTAGGCTTTTCCTGTTTCTCATCTTGTGTTTGCGGCATCATCCTTTTTGCATTTTCATAATAATCAAGCCCTTTTTTTGCTTTAATCACGGTTTTTGCCTGTTCCATAATGGTTGTAGGAACGAAACTGGGAGGAAATGAACGAGGAGGATATTCTTTGAATGATTCAATGAAAACAAAAACATCCTGTGTTGCACCGTAAACACCACCTATTTGATTAAGACACCAATCCCAATAAGTGTTTGAAGTGATATCAGCTCTTTCGAACGGATCCTGCATCAGGTTAAATGTTTTTTGAAGGCGCAGTTCTGTAAAAGGTTCTGACCATACTGCCATGGTACCCTGAACACGCTGTTCTGCATATACGTATTTCATATGACCTTTCCTATATGCTACCAAAAGACCATCGTCATCGGTATAGATAAAATTATCACGATTACTTTTTACACTATTATTATTGGTAGCAGAGCCTTTAAAGGTGGTCAGGAACTCGGACTGATCGTATCCGTCGAGGTGTACTTTATAGGTTTTACCATTATAATTATATCCGTTAAGACATTTGTCTATAATGTTTGACTCTCCTGCCCATGTACATAGTGTAGGAGCCCAATCATTATGGGACATCAGTTCATTAGTCACGGCACCTGCTTCTATATGGCCGGGCCAGCGAATAATACAAGGTACCCGGAAAGCACCTTCCCAGTTGGTATTCTTTTCGGAACGGAATGGGGTCATAGCTCCATCAGGCCATGTATTCATATGCGGGCCATTATCTGTCGTGTAAATCACGATCGTATTTTCAGCTATTCCCAGATCATCGAGCGCCTTTAGTATCTCTCCGATTGTAATGTCATGTTCAATCATCCCATCAATATACTCACTGTCTCCATATTGATACTGGCCGCGGTGTTCATCTCTCACGTGTGTTCGCAGATGCATACGGGTTGAATTAAACCAGCAGAAGAAAGGTTGTCCGTCACTCGCATTGCGTTGAATGAATTCAATGGCACGGGCTGAAGTTTCATCGTCTATCGTTTCCATTCTTTTTTTGGTCAAAGGACCGGTATCTTTAATGGTCTGTTTACCAATTCTTCCGAAACGTGGGTCAACCGTAGCATCATCCGTATCAGACGCTTTGCAGTCCAATACACCACGCGGGCCGTATTTTTTCAAGTATTCAGGATCCTTTGGATAATCAGGCAACTCCGGCTCCTCTTCTGCATTCAGGTGGTAAAGGTTACCGAAAAATTCATCAAATCCATTCACTGTCGGCAAAGATTCATTGCGGTCTCCAAGATGGTTCTTCCCGAATTGCCCGGTCACATAACCCAGACTTTTCATAAAAGTACCGATCGTCGGGTCTTCCTGACTAATACCCATATTTGCCCCCGGATAACCTACTTTTGTAAGCCCGGTGCGAATACCGTGTTGACCTGTAATGAATGCGGCTCGTCCGGCCGTACAGGATTGTTCTCCATAATAGTGCTGAAACTTCAGGCCCTCCTTCGCCAGACGGTCAATATTAGGGGTTTCATACCCCATGATTCCGCCGCTATAGGCACTAATGTTCGTTGTGCCTATGTCATCACCGAAGATGACCAGAATGTTTGGTTTGTTACTTTCTGCTTTTTTTTGAGCAGCCGCTTTTTGCGGAATAAGCGTCCCTGTTGCAAGGACGGCTCCCACCATCGTTACTTTGACAGCTGTTTTTAATTTACTTTTTAAACCCATTGTTTTAATTTTAATTACGTTAAACTAATTTGTTATTTATAGTGTAAGATCTCAATATCAAGAATTAATTTCAATGATATAATCCATCACGTATTCTGCTAACAAAAAATCGCGGAGACGGGAAAGCCCCCCCGTTTTTATAAGATAATCTTTCAATTCCCGAACTGGTATATCATTCTCTTTTGCAATTTCCTCGACACGGGCATCCACATCCTGTTCGTCTATTTCAATATGATCTACTTCGGCTATTCTTTTCAATATCAGCAATAATTTCACTCTGTTTTTTGCATTTTCCCGGGATGAATCTTCGGCTATGCCCTCCTCCGTATCAGAGAAAACCAATTCTCTTTCAATAAAATCATCATGAACATCCAATTGGGTATGGGCCAATAATTTTTCGGAGACCTCAGTCAGCTTTTCTTCCTGTTTTTCCGATGTAATGTTGAGATTCGAATAGTCGGGAAGTTCAAAATCCGGCATTCTCAAGAAATTAGCTTTAAAGCAGAATCGTTTATACGGAACCATTTCCGCATCGCTAACCGAAATCGGAGAGCCGGCTCTAATGGCACTATCGGTCAAAGCCTTTCCACATAACTGCTGACTGCATAAATAAATCATATCATTTCGAATCTCTTTATGAAAAATTTTCTCTATAGCCGTCTGGGGTGCGCTGCCCGGTCTGAAACCTTTGACGGGAAGCTTAGCATATTTCTTCAATAAATCCGAATAATGATTTTGCACTTGATCCCAATCAACAGAAATCATTAACTCTATTTCAGGCGTATTACTATCTTTTATACTAATATTCATACGTTATTTTATTTTTTAAATTTAAAGTCGAATTTGTTTACATGAGAAAAGTATCATCAACTTTTATCTACTTTATCGGCTTTATAAACTATTTCGTCATACTCGATTCTTAATTTCTTACTTAAAAAAATACATTAACGTTGCTTAATTCTGATCTAATTCCGGAACATCATCAGCAATCTCAAATCCCAGTCGGTGAACAATTTTTCTGATATAAGGGTCGATATGGTTAAAATATTTGTATAACCCACGGCATAAATAATTTAATCCGTTTTCACCATGAGTTGTTCTTAACAGCCGGTTTTTAGGGCATTCTCCTGAGCAGGCAAACAAATAACGGCATTCACGACATTTTATCGGCAGGGAAAAGTCTTTTGCATAGCCGAAATGTTCTTGCTCTTTTGAAAGAGCCATATCTATCAACTTAGCTTCGTTTATATTACCGATCTTATATTCAGGATATACATAATGGTCGCAGGCATAGATTGAGCCGTCATGCTCCATAGCGAGTCCTTTTCCACAAATGGGCGAGAAAATACATAAGGGCGAAGGTTTCCCTATCCATTGTTCTACAGCGCTATCGAAAAAAGGGATATATATTTTCCCGAAATCGCGTGTATACCATTCATCGAAAATATCAATCAGAAAATTACCATAATCATCCGCTTTGACACACCATGACGCCATGAAAGAATCCGGATGTGAGGGATCGGCATGCGGTGAATTCTCTACCGGCATTTCGTTTGGCTTCCAATGTTGCGGAGGAGTAGTGGCAAAGTCTTTAGGTTCCACAATCGGGATAAACTGCATTTGTTTGCTTTGCACCTCATCGCGCAAAAAACGATATACTTCCAACGGATATTTGGAATTCAGATCATTTACTACGGTTAAGGTGGCGAAACGAACATTGTGTTTTCGAAGTAACTTTGAGGCATTGAGAACTTGCTTGAATGAGCCTTTGCCTCCTTTGTAGGTTCTGTATTTATCATGCAAGTGTTGCGGACCGTCTATACTGAGCCCGACCAGAAAGTTATTATCATGCAAAAAGCGGCACCATTCATCATCTAATAAAGTTCCATTGGTTTGCAAATCGTTTTCACACCGTACATGGGAAGGCGCATACTTTTTCTGAAGAGCAATTGCTTTTCTGAAAAAATCCAAACCCAGAAGAGTCGGTTCTCCCCCCTGCCATGAGAATACGATATGCTTTGCATTTTGCTGTTCAATATATTGTTTGATAAAATTCTCGAGAGTCTCATCCGAAATCCGCCAATGGCTCTCCGTACTCAGCAGCTGCTCCTTGCTTAGATAATAACAATAACTACACCCAAGATTACAGACAGGCCCCGCTGCCTTTATCATGACATGCATACGTACCAGGGGCCGGCCTCTGTAAATGGGCTCTTTTGCTGTAAAGCCTGTTATGCTCATTCTCCGTTTTTATATTTTCTAAAAATAAGTATCAATTTACCTTCACTACCGCCGGGATCTGCCATCTCCCCGAGATAACATCTTCGGTGGGTCCATACATACGCAATATCATATAGAATTCCTCATCTGGCGCCGGTAACCAGTTGGACTCTTTATCTTTCCCGGGATGATCTTTTCGGATATATATCGTTAATGAACCGTCCCCGGCATACTTTACATCCGAAGAACTGTTAATAGCATAGCGGTTTATATCATTTGCTTTTAAATATCCTTTCTGTCCGTATATAGTCAGCGACCAGAAAAATTTTGCCTGCGGAAGCTGGCCTTCCCTGAAGCTAAGGGTATAACTATTCGCAGATCCATTGAACTTATCTCCGGAAATATCTACCCCATCCACAAGATAAAGGGCTTCTTCGGGAGTATTCACGTAGATGTATTTCCACGCGGCGGCGGCATTGGTAAGATAATCCGTCCCCCATCTGCCGGCATTTTCGGGCGAAAATTGCCATCCATTGACCTCTTTTCCTATATGATCTGTTTTTGCCCTGATCTCAGCTTTTG includes the following:
- a CDS encoding DUF3109 family protein; translation: MFAIDDCLISDDIKTVEFCCDLSKCKGQCCIDGEVGAPLEENEISFIEDYIDSILPYMTKEGIEAIKLQGIFDYGLEGEFVTTLIEDGACAFIYYDNGIVKCSIETAFKEGKIPFNKPISCHLYPIRLKQYNDTIAVNYDQWNICKDAVSCGKIKGLKLYKFLKEPLIRRFGEEWYDKLCGLVDND
- a CDS encoding PorT family protein, with translation MNKTPHFNYINKASLLLLLILFLSSQLSAQKNTWTVGVNAGVKQELNSISQNYRYIILGQNDFSPQAGFQFSYYFHDNFAIESGLSYSSTKLPALVVSTLKHANVGWNERVPFMPSSTLYHSIQVPALLSSSFSIWKNLKFYAKTGLCLNFMIQDNDVDIKRSGELTGTSIKDGITYQHLLDFDVEINTAPTAYELLLNAGIGIGYEFPMGLGISFNASFAQGFIITTDVLTSYGYIWSSTEHEEFFTSGYENISYKTNYYSLTLGIFYKINSNKK
- a CDS encoding amidohydrolase, with amino-acid sequence MSILIKNISFKEEPIDIYIEGNIIKRIDKNIDNVNPDKIIDGTNKAVIAGLVNCHTHSTMTIFRGWGDDMPLEKWLNEKIWPYEAKLTDEMVYWGTKLACLEMIKSGTTCFNDQYWHLDVTVKAIEESGLRAAVASLILDPVNSQSLNDVVNPVYNAFEKYADYNKRITFTLGPHAIYTVSKDIFNWIRNFSEENDLLIHIHAAETMTEYNNCVKKHGMSPIRYLKSLGLLSPRLIIAHCLWLDDEEIQMLADYDVKVVHNPNSNLKLASGFRFKYNEMRDAGITVGLGTDGCSSSNNLDMIEAMKVASLIGKAWREDPTAMPAKEMFKCATVNGGIILRQNIGRIKEGYLADLTIIDLNSTAFTPNFNFISNLVYAANGNNVDTVICNGKVLMENKYVEGEEEILHMGKVMAGKLFFNKNN
- a CDS encoding haloacid dehalogenase-like hydrolase; the encoded protein is MKKITVIFVLLSYAIIFMGCDSQTFNIRKDVHTDPLPSWNQTITKQTIIDYVTKVTKEGTADFIPEEDRVATFDNDGTLWAEHPLVQMEFMFYQIAQLLKKKPELANSQPFKAVAEKDEDYLRSMNREELGILMNASQTNRTSAEYEKEVKDFFTSFRYPGRNCSLSQIRYQPQLELIKYLQDHKFKVFICSGGSTDFVRVISKDFYNIEPENVIGSSNKYSYIDSAGINDLYITDELISFNDKQAKPANILSHIGKRPVLACGNVGGGGDVYMLRYSQGSKYPNLQLIVNHNDKEREYEYEENPDVSLSMADEYQWLVIDMIDDWKVIFVK
- a CDS encoding PKD domain-containing protein, translating into MINSFNIEKNNGILKFNSAEDLIAVYDTLIYYSNAVDVSVLSSSKYENSNNLSNNPTLLVFGDILNFNSLYSEIEKTILTMENTREGYSDSENPDKHHIVSDFQRAVLSPNAEVIIGNHIFLYGREHSLMIPNENFQNLALVHSYWNTYGEEEGSYKAICEFIAFANQIAPGIIVGPSTLTFDFYVNVDNSLPCGECEFFVDPTSLPQGINWFEVFTWDFGDGTSNITSLVAKHTYDAPGSYLVTCTVSTIDGSNYVAEAERIVNINTCGTAAIHNVCINPGEYKFNVNFAHCNNLTPSSYLWKIYDGGAKTYNVASPTHTFNVDNEYTVEVTLTFPDGCVAKDEITVYVTGTGSSCKHSDKETEYYYNIAPGYRLKHTFNLRHFWPFHRIIVKSVHEKQKSNGKWAQEKAAYLWVSFEGTIYDYKKLNGVVYTCTVSNVLYPNGYSKTNTKSITYDYGVGKNYSVRNQGVKSKWKIKSTSNGQLYEQNPALQLH
- a CDS encoding LytTR family transcriptional regulator DNA-binding domain-containing protein, with translation MQQNKKKSILIIIAHILFWLGICYFFSHYSYLRPVAFGAIYKELLCVLFIVIMVYFNYFYLIPKFFQKGKLIIYLLLAILTVLLASLGEYFLLKPHISWFYANSFTPDEINGALRTAFGLIYMRDLCFLMFFFTLRLYNELFNKIIREKLSLAKEIHHISIVSPKSGSIYTVMLDDIIYISQKGNYSTFHLSNGNTREQYSSLTNIERTFPDNTCLRINKNNLVITLHILSYDESSVVMNLKVKGRNITLDISPKYLENILERLNKVFNSKPIAGKETKRKLAKIGGVTTPTKDENDDKRGINDGVTQIKNDLKTTDYTINIKKSNEETQDIIENIELSQSSKLILMFIKNYYKNPENTNKSCRVPAIGKGVNLAERTVETHIKILKENNLIEYKGASRNGGYFVVEKNYSM